The stretch of DNA GCTTCGGCGTGGAAGAGGAGCTGTGGGCCTACCGCACGGCAGCCGAGCGTGGCATGTCTTTGCGGGTTCGTCTGACACCGCTGTACGATTTCCTTGCTATAGACGGTGCGGTGCCTAGCCGCGATGAGTGGAATCCGCTCCGTAGCCACCCAACACTCGCGATCGGTGGCGTCAAGCTGTTTGCGGATGGTGCCATAGGAACGCGCACCGCCGCCATCACCGGCGAGTATCTTTCGGGTGGCAACGGCATGTTGATCCATCCTCCGGAGGAGCTAGAAAAGGCAGTCTGGGATATCCACCTAGCAGGTAGGCAAGTAGTAGTACATGCCATCGGTGACCGGGCTATCGCCGCATGCATGATCGCTATCGAGAAGGCACTAACCTGTCGACCCCGTGCGGATCACAGACATCGCATCGAGCATTCCATGCTACTAACTCCGGAGCTAATACGTCGGTATGTCGCCTCCGGAGTGTGTGCGACGATGCAGCCGGAGTTCCTGCTGCGCTTTGCCGACGACTATGTGCAGGCCTTAGGTGAGAGAGCGATGCGAATCGAGCCGATGCGATCGCTGCTGGATGCGGGTGTGCCCGTCGGCTTCAGCTCGGACCTGACCATCGTGCCGGGCGATCCTGCCGATGGAATGCTTGCTGCGGTGCACAGGCGCTCGATGCGGGGCACGCAACTGGACCCTGCGGAGGCCCTATCACCTGCAGAAGCGCTCCGATGCTACACCAGAGGCTCTGCGCATCTCGGTTTCCAGGAGCATGTCATGGGTCGAATCGCTCCAGGGATGGTGGCGGACTTCGTGTTATACCAATCGGACCCGATAGAAGACCTCCGAAATGGCGTGCGTCCGAAACCTGTCGGTGTCATGTTTGGGGGAGAGCTGCTTTCAGCGTAACCCTCGGCGACCCCACTACCTGCTGAGCAGGCACGTCATCCCGTCATGCCGAGCCCGTCGAAGCATGGACTCTGGAGCGGTATGCCGCCACTGAGACTCGTGACGGTCGCGATGCGCCGGCATCTCGCGAGTGCCCTGCCTCTCCCGAGAGCAGACTGCTAACCTAGACGCCCGTCGGGGCAGTTCGGATCCACCTACCCGCTGCGCTTCAATCGCCCCGTGCGTTTGCAGTAGGTCTCGGCGACGCCGAACAGCCACATGCCGAGCGGCACCGCTACCACGCCCATCACGCCGAGAACCAGCAGGTCGTTCGCAAGGGCCGAGAAGCCCGCGCCCTCTACCAGCGAGGCCCGAATGCCGTGCAGCGTATAGGTGGCAGGAGAGAGGCGTGCGGCCCACTGCATCCACGTAGGCAGCACCTCGATTGGGTAGTACACCCCCGATATCAATAACATGATGCCCTCGATGGCGCCCGCTATCATCTGGCCCTTCTCGGGTGCCAGCAGCGGCAGGATCGCAACCAGAATACCGATGCCGACGAACGACACGGTGCCTACCAGCAAGACGCTCAGCGCGCCGATCCAATTCGCATGCTGGAACGCCAACGTGAACATGAGCACAACAATCAGCAGCGTGGCTCCCGTACGAGCGAGTGCGTATAGGATCGCATAAATGCACATGCCGAATAGGTGTGCAAAGCGTGGCACGGGTGCCATGAAGGTGTACTCGATGGTCCCTTCCCAGCGCTCCCAGCCCATGATCGCGCTCAGCTCCCAGAACAGCGTGGAAAGGTATCCCCATAGCAGTGTGCCGACAAGGAGGTAGATCGTGATACGTTGCTGCGCCTCCGCACCCTGCACCGTGCCCTGTGCTGTCAGCCCCGCGGCTAGATATCCTATGGCCAGCGTGCTGCACAGCGTGTACACCAGGAACATCGCCTCCCAGCCCCAGTACCGCTTTATCAGCATGAACTGTCGCTCGGTGAAGCTTAGTGCCGCACGCGTCGAAAGTATCGCAGGCGATGCCATCAGTATACTCTTCCTTCCTCAGAACGACTCCGTAGCGTAGGTGATCGCAGCGGGGAAGTGTTTGCAGAAGGCCTCGAAGGCCGCTTCGTCACGCACCTCGATATGTCCCGCACGCCGCAACAGCATCGCGTCGGGATCACCCATGAAACACTGCGCAAAGGTGCGCTGCGTCATGCCGACCGCACAATCTTCGGGCGCGCAAGGTACCACCTCTGACACCCCGTCGCGGATGTGGACCCGATACCCTCTCGGACCTTCGGCCCACTCCGGCTCCTCGACCCGCAGGGTGTAGTCCGCCGACACGCCCTCTCGGCACTGCAACCCCAACAACGCCCCGGCATTCACCACCCGTAGCATCGGTTGTCGCAAGATTGAAACTTCCAAGCAGGAATCGTACGGCTCGACTAACACCCAGTCATCGGCAGGTCCGTGCCACTCGACGCGCTCGATCTGCATGTCCAAGCGGCGAATCGAACCTAACAAGCCCCGGTGGGCCTCCGATGTTAGCGCAACCATTTCCGTCAGAGTCATCTTGCCTTCGCCCACCGGTGGTAGGCAATAGTACATGTAACCCTCTGGACCGCTCTCTCCATCGTAGACGAACATGTTGATGGGTCGGTTCCTCTCTCGTAGCAAGTGCTCCCACCTTCTCGGCGCACGCTCACAGGCACCCCGATAGCGAGAAGCGTACGTCCTTTGCAACCACATGATCGTGTCAGTCGCCTTCGGCTCGACCTGTCGAACCCGTCTCGCCTCTGCGTCGAGTCGTATTTCCCTGATAGGTAGCTCGAAGCGAAGGATGCGACCCACCAGCTCCCATCCGAGCTCGCGATAGAAGTCGAGGCTGAATGCCCACAACATACTGACAAGCATGCCGCGCTCCCTTGCGTGCGACACAGCGTGGTGCATCATCCTATGGGCGTGGCCGCGCCCTCGCGCGGCGGGTGCCACTGCGACACCCGCGATGCCACTCATGGGAAGCCGGTGAGCGTCGTACACCATGTCGAAGTGGATGGAGAGGTAGGTGCTATCTAAGCGCCCATCACCCTCCAGCACGAAGGTCTGCACACGGTCGTGCGATAGCTGGTCGAATGCTAACCGAGGCCCCCGCTCACCACGGTTGAAACAGAAATCCCAAAGCAGTTGCACCGCTTCGACGTGTTCTTCGCGAATGGGTTGAATGATCACGCAAGTCCTCCTGTACGACTCGGGAGCGGGATACTGGTTACCCCGCTCCCGAGAGCATCGGGCGCGTCCCCTGAGTTTCGCGATACCTGGCGCGGCTAAGCGCCATGAACAACCCGCGGTTCTCTCGCCCTGGCAGCACGAGGCGTGGGCTCGGTTCGAACCCGAGCTGCGCGTAAAGGCTCCTGGCTCGGTGGTTGTCCAGCGCGGGCTCGACAACCACGAGGTCCAGATTGGTGTTGTCGAACGTGTGGCGGATCAGCGCGCGCAGCGCATCGCCGCCGTAGCCCGAGCCCCAGTGGTCGGCATGGATCTTCAGTTCTAGAGTAGCGACTCCACCACTGGGCGGATGGCTGAAGCCTGACTCCCCGACGCGCAGGCCGCGCTTCGTTTCTACGATTCGGTGTCCGAGGTCTTCGGTGAACCCGTAGCGTGCGTTCTCGTTTCGCACCTCGTTACGGACCCACCATCGCCTTATTTCCTCCGTCGTAATGCCGAGGCCGAAGGGGTACCCCACGGACGCCATCGTGCGCCCATCGTTCCACAGGCTCTCGAGAAACGGCAGGTCCCGCTCCTCGGTACGACGGAGGTTCACGAGGTCTCCCTCGATCACGTCTCCTTGATGTTCCATTCTTCCTCCTCGAACTTCTTTCCGGTCAGGTCCATGAACACGTCTTCCATCGTGGCCGTGCCGTCGGTGCGCACGCGGGCCTTCAAGCCCTCGGCGGTGTCAATCGCGACCACTTTGCCTCGGCTCATGATGGCAATCTGCTCGCACAGGTCTTCTGCT from Fimbriimonadia bacterium encodes:
- a CDS encoding amidohydrolase, whose protein sequence is MTVSQRQTLFHNLKYFDGSGFRQGEIAVDAGRIFAVGGGLPRSDVMLQDLSGAFVCPAFNDCHCHVSMLAESFSFVDVSASRCPTVASVLEAMREHAHTLPSGRWVTGHGYLASAVVENRYPTLAEMDAAVPDRPSYIWHASRHGMIANSLALRAGKIDTDAEDPPGGKIGRDEQGRPNGLLFEDAVGLVRRVQPKMGKEDLANNLVLAARHLNGMGITAATDATSFRFGVEEELWAYRTAAERGMSLRVRLTPLYDFLAIDGAVPSRDEWNPLRSHPTLAIGGVKLFADGAIGTRTAAITGEYLSGGNGMLIHPPEELEKAVWDIHLAGRQVVVHAIGDRAIAACMIAIEKALTCRPRADHRHRIEHSMLLTPELIRRYVASGVCATMQPEFLLRFADDYVQALGERAMRIEPMRSLLDAGVPVGFSSDLTIVPGDPADGMLAAVHRRSMRGTQLDPAEALSPAEALRCYTRGSAHLGFQEHVMGRIAPGMVADFVLYQSDPIEDLRNGVRPKPVGVMFGGELLSA
- a CDS encoding ABC transporter permease, with the protein product MASPAILSTRAALSFTERQFMLIKRYWGWEAMFLVYTLCSTLAIGYLAAGLTAQGTVQGAEAQQRITIYLLVGTLLWGYLSTLFWELSAIMGWERWEGTIEYTFMAPVPRFAHLFGMCIYAILYALARTGATLLIVVLMFTLAFQHANWIGALSVLLVGTVSFVGIGILVAILPLLAPEKGQMIAGAIEGIMLLISGVYYPIEVLPTWMQWAARLSPATYTLHGIRASLVEGAGFSALANDLLVLGVMGVVAVPLGMWLFGVAETYCKRTGRLKRSG
- a CDS encoding GNAT family N-acetyltransferase; translated protein: MIIQPIREEHVEAVQLLWDFCFNRGERGPRLAFDQLSHDRVQTFVLEGDGRLDSTYLSIHFDMVYDAHRLPMSGIAGVAVAPAARGRGHAHRMMHHAVSHARERGMLVSMLWAFSLDFYRELGWELVGRILRFELPIREIRLDAEARRVRQVEPKATDTIMWLQRTYASRYRGACERAPRRWEHLLRERNRPINMFVYDGESGPEGYMYYCLPPVGEGKMTLTEMVALTSEAHRGLLGSIRRLDMQIERVEWHGPADDWVLVEPYDSCLEVSILRQPMLRVVNAGALLGLQCREGVSADYTLRVEEPEWAEGPRGYRVHIRDGVSEVVPCAPEDCAVGMTQRTFAQCFMGDPDAMLLRRAGHIEVRDEAAFEAFCKHFPAAITYATESF
- a CDS encoding GNAT family N-acetyltransferase, which encodes MEHQGDVIEGDLVNLRRTEERDLPFLESLWNDGRTMASVGYPFGLGITTEEIRRWWVRNEVRNENARYGFTEDLGHRIVETKRGLRVGESGFSHPPSGGVATLELKIHADHWGSGYGGDALRALIRHTFDNTNLDLVVVEPALDNHRARSLYAQLGFEPSPRLVLPGRENRGLFMALSRARYRETQGTRPMLSGAG